The DNA segment TTTGCACCTGTTCCTGCAGCAGTGTCTTGAAATCACGCCGGTGCTTGTTATGGATCACCTTGTCGATCTCGCCAGCCAGATAGTTCAGAATAAACCGACGCGCATGCGCGAGACTGCTGTCCAGATAGTAGGCACCGATTACGGCCTCCATGGTGTCGGCCAGGATGGCTTTTTTGGTACGCCCGCCGGTTTGCTCCTCGCCCTTGCCGATCAGCAGATAGCGATCGACCTGCAGATGCAGCGCCATGCCAGCCAGGCTTTCCTCACTGACCACAAACGACTTGATGCGAGCCAGCTCGCCCTCCTGCTTCTCCGGCAGCAGCTGATACAGATACTCCGCTGTTACCAGACCGAGGACCGAGTCGCCCAGGAATTCGAGTTTTTCATTATTGCGTATAGCAGCGGGGTTTTCGTTGGCGTAAGAACGATGCGAGAAAGCCTGATTCAAGAGTTCGTACTGCTTGAAACGGATACCCGCATGTTTCAGGAAACCCTGCAGCTCTTTCTTCCGGCTGGCAGAAACCGCTGCAGGGCTGAGAACGTGCTTTTTGCTGAGCACAGTATCTTTACTGCTGGCTCTTGATGAAATCCAGCGCGTCTTTTACGGTTTCCAGCTCGTTAGCCTTCTCATCGGGAATGGTAATACCGAGTTCCTCTTCGATGGCGTATACAAGCTCATAGGTATCCAGGCTGTCAGCGCCCAGATCCTGGCGGAAAGACGATTCCGGGGTAATCTTGGATTCTTCCACCTCAAGCTTGTCGGCGATCAGCTTTTTCACTTTTTCGAACATTTCGTCCATCATCAACCTCCTACTTGGTTCGTACAATTTTCACAGCGGGGCAATGCTGCCCCGATTTCTGCTACAGGTTTTCGGGATCGATTACCTGCTTGCCCCGATAAAAACCGGAAGCAAGATCTACCCGGTGACGCCGAACCTTTTCACCTGATTCAGGGCTGGTGATCAGCGTCGGTACAGCCAGCTTGGAGTTGATCGCCTTGCGACGACGTGTCCGCGCCTTGGAATGTTTTTTCTTTGGTACAGCCATAGTTATATCCTTTCACATGGTATCGCATACGAATAGCAGACTGGAATGTAGCTTATTCCGGCAGGATTGTCAAGTCATTCGGCCAGCGACCGACAAACTGCACTGCGGGTCTCAATGAGTGTCGGTACCAAGGCGTTCCTGCAGTGCCTGCGCGACCGCCGGCGGCACCATATTCGAGACATCCCCCCCGAACCGGACCAGCTCCCGAATGGATGATGAGCGCAGCACAAAATAACGGGAATCAGTCGGGATAAAGATTGTCTCGATCCGTTCATCCAGACCCTTGTTCAGAATAGACAACTCGAATTCGTAGTTAAAGTCACCAAGCGCCCGCACACCGCGCACCATCACCTTGGCATCCAGTTCACGCGCAAAATCAACAATCAGCCCCTCCCACAGATGCACCGAGACATTCGGCAAATGAGCAGTCATTTCCTGCAGGAAACCCAGCCGCTCCTCGGCCGAAAAGGTGCAGTTCTTGGCCGGGTTCACCGCGATCACCACCGCAATCCGGTCAAATATCCGTGAGGCGCGCTCTATCAGGTTGCTGTGCCCGTAGGTAGGCGGATCGTAGGTTCCCGGTACCAGCGCACAAACCATTACAGCACCCTGCCTTCGGCGGCTTTGTCGAGTCGATCCATCAATGCTACCCCGAGACCGGTGCGGGGCGGTACCTCGGCCACAATGATGGTGCAGCCCTGTTCATCAAAATCGTGAAAGCTCCGGTACAGGTTGCGTGCATAGCTGGTAAGATCGGGGAAGGTACGCACCTTGACGCGCTCAGCTACCGGGCTTGGATCAACCAGCCCGATGTACCCGACGGTATCATTGGGGAATCGGGTTTCCAGCAGCTCTGCATCTACCTCGGCCATAAGATACACCGCCGCCCGCGGCTGATAATGGGCGTACTTCATGCCGGGAGCTTCGGGACGATCGACATTCGGTCGGTAATCGGTTGGCTTGACCACCGCTTCATCACCCAGCAGATCACGAATCATTTCATAGGTAACCGCACCAGGACGAAGTATCCTGACGCGGCCTGCATCATCAAAGCCCAGGATGGTAGATTCCAACCCGACGGTACAGTCACCGCCGTCGATGATGCCATCTACCCGGCCTTTCATATGTTCTACTGCCATCTGGAATGAGGTGGTGCTGCTGCGGCCGCTCATGTTGGCCGAGGGACCGGCAACCGGGGTACGCACTGCCTCCAGAAAGCGACGGGCAACCGGATGAGACGGGAAACGGATACCAACGGTTGGCAGTCCTGCAGTTGCGGCATCGCAAATGCGCTCGGACTTCGGCAGCACAATAGTGAGGGGGCCGGGGGAAAATGCCTCGTACAGGCGCCGAGCGGCATCCGGAAGTTCGGCAACACAGTCCTCAAGCTGTTCCAGTGAGTAGAGATGTACGATCAGCGGGTTGTCGGCGGGACGCCCCTTGGCAGCATACACCGCCTGACAGGCTGCGTGGTTCCCGGCATCGGCGCCAAGGCCGTACACGGTCTCGGTGGGAAACACCACCAGCCCGCCATCGAGCAGGATACGGGCGGCGTTGGCCACCGAGTCGGGGGTAAAATATCTTGTCTCTCGTTGTTGTAGTTCTTGCACGCCGCCATTCTATCAAAAAAGAACGATTGGCGAAAGGGGGCAATCGATCAGCAGCCGGATATCTGCTGTTTATACCTGAACAAAGATTTCCCCGTCCTCAATCCGGACCGGATAGCTTTTTACATTGCTGGTTGCCGGCAGATCCAGCACCTTGCCGGTACGCACCTCGAACCGCGATCCATGCTTGGGGCAGTACACCGAACCATCCAGGACCATGCCCTCGGACAGCTCGGAATACTCATGGGAACATACATTATCCAGGGCGTACACACCATCCTCAAGCTTGAACAGGGCAATATACTTGCGCTTGTGTCGGAATGCATGACTGCGCTGAAAATCATCGATATGTGCCGCACGAACCCATTTAGCCATTACCTACTCCATCTGCAGTCGGTCCATGACCAGCGCACGCAGCTGTTCCTGCACAAACTCCGGTGCCTGACTGGCCACCTCGTCAAAGAACCCCTCTACCAGCAGTGCCTTGGCCTCTACCGGATCAAATCCGCGTGATTCAAGGTAAAACAGGTAGCTTGGTTCGATCTTGCCGGTAGTCGAGCCGTGCGAGCACTTGACGTCGTTGTTCTTGATCTCCAGGGTCGGGATTGACTCGGCTCGCGCCCCGTCATTCAGCACCAGATTGTTATTGGTAAGATAGGCATCCGTCAGTGCAGCACCCGGCTTTACCTCGATCAGCCCCTGATATATCGAGTGCGCCTCGTCCCGGGCCGCCCCCTTGTAGAAGGTCTGACTGTTGGCGTTGCGACCGATATGGCGCTGTACGGTTCGCAGATCAAAATGCTGCTCATCCGAAGCAAAATACACCCCGTTCAGTACTACATCGGTACCAGCTGCGTGCATGTCCGCCTCGATCCGTCCCTTGACAAAATCACCGCCAAAATGGGCCTCGAAATGATGCATGCGGGCTTCCTGGTGGACATCCATTCGGCCGAAGCGCAGCATTACTGTTTCGCGATTCAGATCCTGTACCATTGCATAATCAATCGCGGCAGTTTGCGCCGAGAATCCATCGATACCGTGGCTGACCACCGTCGCGTCCTCTGCGTCCGCCGAGCGAAACCGCTCTACCACTGTTGCGCGTGCACCATCTTCTGTTACGACCACGACATGCGGTGCTCTGATAACATCCTCTCCGGAAAGCAGATGATCAATCAGAAACGGTGCCTGCACCTCGGCGAATCGCGGCAGCACCACCACCGTCATGGCATCCAGCAGGGCATAATGCCAGAACTGCGGACGCGCATCGGCGGCTGCCAGCGACTCCCGCATCGATGCGGCCACCGCACCGGCCTGCGCATCAGTCAGACAACCGCGACGAATGTCTTCGAGGGTGTACAGACAGACCCCGCGCTCGGCGAGCTCAGGATCCAGCGAGACCGTAACCGGATCGCCGTTCAGGTAGGCCACATAGCCAGACAGATCCTGCAGCGGCACGGCCGGCCCCGACATCTCGGCCAGGGCTGCTGCCGGCGCAGCTGCACCAGCCTCGGTTACCTCCGGAGGCTGCGGTGGGACCGGCGGCAGCTGATACTGCAGTCCATCCCAGTCGATAAAGCCTATATCACTGCGGCGCCACTCCTCATCTGCCGAACTGTCGGGCCACTCGGTCTTCTCGAACCCCTCCACCGCCTGCAATCGCAGCTCACTGAGCCAGACTGGCTCGTTCCGTATAGCCTGAACAAACTCACGCAGCTGCTGCGTCCCGGTATATCGTGTAACATCGGTTGTACTCATCAAAAGAAACTCCTTGCCTGGGGCGCGGTCGTCAGCCGACCGACCCCTCCATCTCCAGCTCGATCAGGCGGTTCAGTTCAACCGCATACTCCATCGGCAGCTGCTTGATCAGAGGATCAAGAAAGCCGTTCACAATCATGGTGGAGGCTTCCTCCTCGTCGAGGCCGCGACTCATGAGGTAAAACAGCTGTTCTTCGCTGATCTTGCTGACCTTGGCCTCGTGTTCAATGGAAACATCATCTGATTTGATTTCCATGTAGGGATAGGTATTACTGATCGAGTAGTCGTCAAGAATCAGTGCATCGCACTCGACATGCGAGCGGACATTCTGGAGTCCATCGTTCACCTTGAGCAGTCCGCGATAGCTGGCCGTTCCCCCATCCTTGCTGATGGATTTACTGGTTACCACCGAACTGGTGTTGTCGGCCGCATGCACCATCTTGGCACCGGTATCCTGCTCCTGATGCTTGCCGGCAAAGGCAATCGACAACACCTCGCCGTGAGCTCCCTCGCCCATCAGGTATACCGCCGGGTATTTCATCGTCCGCTTGGAACCGAGGTTCCCGTCCACCCATTCCACGGTAGCATTCTTGTGAGCCACCGCGCGCTTGGTGACCAGGTTGTATACATCGGTGGACCAGTTCTGGATGGTACTGTAGCGTACCCGGGCACCCTCCAGGGCAACAATCTCGACAACGGCGCTGTGCAGACTGTCGGTGGTGTAGATCGGGGCGGTACACCCCTCAATGTAATGAACGAAACTGTCCTTGTCGGCGATGATCAGAGTCCGTTCGAACTGACCGAAGCTCTCGGAATTAATACGGAAGTAGGCCTGCAGCGGAACATCAACCTTGACCCCCGGCGGGATGTAGACAAAGGATCCCCCGGACCATACCGCGCTGTTCAGGGCCGCAAACTTGTTGTCGTTGTAGGGAATAATGGTACCAAAGTATTTCTGCACCAGCTCGGGATACTTCAGAACCGCTTCCTCCGGGGCACAAAAGATTACCCCCTTGTCCTCCAGCTCTTTCTTGATGCTGTGGTACACGATCTCGGAGTCATACTGCGCGCCGACACCGGCAAGAAACTTCTGCTCGGCCTCGGGGATACCGATCCGGTCGTAGGTCTTTTTTATGTCCTCGGGAAGATCTTCCCAGCTGCGCTTTGATTCTTCGGTGGGTTTTGCGTAGTAATAGATCTCATCGAAATCGATATCCGACAGATCCCCGCCCCAGTTCGGCATGGGCTTGTTGTTGAAGGCCTGCAGCGACTGCAGCCGAAACTGGAGCATCCAGTCCGGCTCGTTCTTGTGCTGCGAGATTGCACGCACAACCGCTTCGTTCAAGCCCTTGGCTGGCTTGAAGACCGACTGGTCGGGATACGAAAAGCCGTGCTTGTACTCGCCCAAATCTATATTCTGCGGTGCGTCGCTCATACTTCCTCCTTGATCCCGTACTGCTGCTTGACCCAGTCATAGCCCTTTTCTTCCAGGGTAGTAACCAGATCCTCGCCGCCCGAGGTCACAATCCGGCCCTGGTACATGATATGCACATAATCCGGACGGATGTAGTTCAGAATTCGCTGGTAATGGGTAATGATCAGGGCGCCGAAGTTGCCGTCGCGCAATTTGTTGACACCCTTGGAGACAATCTGCAGGGCGTCAATATCCAGCCCCGAGTCGGTTTCATCCAGCACCGCAAAATCCGGCTGCATCAGCATCATCTGCATGATCTCCATGCGCTTCTTCTCACCGCCGGAGAATCCCTGATTCAGATAGCGGTTGATAAACTGCTGATCGATATCCAGGAACTCCATGGCTGCCCGCAGCTCCTTGATGTACTCCTTGGCAGTAATCTCCTGACCGATCGCTTCGCGGCGGATTTCGACCGCCCGTTTGAGAAACCGCCCGACGGTAACCCCCGGAATCTCGACCGGATACTGGAATGCCAGAAACAGACCCAGGCGGGCACGCTCGTGCGGTTCCATATCGAGAATGTTCTGACCATCTACCAGGACTTCACCACCAGTCACTTCATAACTGGGATTCCCGAATATGATATTGGACAGGGTGCTCTTGCCCGAACCGTTCGGCCCCATCAGGGCGTGTATCTTGCCGCTTTCCAGCTCCAGGTTAATCCCGTTCAGAATCGGGGTATCTTCAATACGTGCGGTTAAATCTCGAATTTCAATCTTCATGTTTTTCTCCTGTGTCGTTAGTTAAATCGGGTATCCCAGCTCCAGGCGAGCTTCCTCGCTCAGAAACTCGATGCTCCAGGGCGGATTCCAGACCAGCTCGGCCACAATCTCTACCCCCTCGCCGGCAGCCTGCTGCAGGCTGTTGGTAATATCTGCCATGATGGTGTCGGCCAGCGGGCATCCCGGAGATGTCAAGGTAAAATCAACCTCGATACTGTTCTCCTTGGGCTCTACCCGATATACCAGACCAACATCCACAATATTTATACCTATTTCCGGATCCACCACCTCTCGCAGTGCATCCAGACATTCCGCCTTGGAAATCATGCCGCCTCCCTCGCATATGGCTTGCGCTATATATTACTAAAATGCTGTTCTTATGAAAAGGCTCCCGCGAAAAAAACTCTCGCGGCACCGTCTTGCAGGCTGTCGCGCCGTAATCCTGAACTGTGCTACAATATACGGATGGAGTCAGTTATTGTCCAGGCACATCCGGATCCCGACAGCTTTTGTGCGGCTTGCGCTACCGCAGTTGCCCGCAGCCCCGGGCTGGGACCGACAATCAGTACCATCGATCTGTACGCCGACGATTTCTGCCCGGTATTACTGCTGGACGAACTGCGACGTCGCTATCCATGGGAACCCCTCACCCAGGGATATATCAGGCAGCTCACATCGGCTGGTCTGATAGTTTTCGTATACCCGGAATGGTGGGGCAGTCCACCAGCCATACTCAAGGGAATGCTGGACCGGGTACTGCGCCCGGAGATTGCCTATCGCTTCGAGGAAGGACGGAACGGTAAAACTCACCCCGTCGGGTTGTGGCAAGACAAGATACTGCTGCCGGTTATCACCACCGACAGCGAGGCCGATCAGGCGCAAATCCGGGCCGGTCTGCTCTGGCGTTCCGCAGCTGACTTCTGCGGTGCCCGTCTGGCAGATGTAATCGTGTTTGGACCGGTATACAGCTCCAGCAACCGGCAGCGTCGTCAGTTTCTGGACAGGCTCCCGCAGCTGGTATCAGGATACTGCCAACCTCCGAAAACTAACGCTACTGAGTGAACCGGCCGATACAATATCATGCGCATCCTCCTGCAATTCGCAGCGTCATTGCTCTGGCCACCGGGCAGCCTGATTATCCTGTTAATTCTCTGCAGCCTGCTGGCATTGCGGCTGCGCAGACGATCTGTACCGGCAGTATTGCTGGGAATAGCTGCCCTGCTGATCTATCTGTTGTCGATAGAACCGACAGCCCATGGCATGCTGCGCAATCTGGAGTCCCGCTCCCCGGGGATTGATCTGACCACCAGTGAAACCGCATCTGCCATCAGCATGCGTGAACCCGGCACCGGGGGAGCCCCGGCACCAGTTATCGTGGTTCTGGGTGCCGACATGCAGCCCGGCAGTCCGGACGGAGTGGCACTGGGGTCAACCTCACTGACCAGATCAGCCGGGGGGCTGCTCCTGCACCGACAGACAGGAGCGCGTATCATTGCCGCCGGCGGTCCTGCCGGCATTCCATGGGGCTCCGGCAGCACTGCCATCGGCACCAACAGCCAGAACAGGGAAAATCACTCTACCGACACACCGGCCGAGGCAATTGCCGCCTGGCTTGCTGCCGCCGGCATAGCCAGAGACAGGATAACAACCGAGGGCAGCAGCCGGACCACTGCCGAGGCAGCCCGGAATATCATGCAGCTGCTGGCCGCGGATTCCCCGCCAGTTATGCTGGTTACCAGTGCCTACCACATGCCGCGTGCACTGTACAGCTTTCGTGAATATCAGGCCCCGATAGTGCCGGTACCGGTAGACTACCGTGCCAACCGGACACCGATCGGCCTCCAGTCATTCCTTCCTGATCTGGCGCATCTGCATAACAGCACAACGGCGCTGCGTGAGTTCGCAATTCTGGCGGCCTATGCCGTCGGGTTCTGGCTGTAGCGCAACGAGGCGCCGGTTGTAGCACAACGAGGCGCCGGCCAACAGCCCGCGCATCAGCTCATCTCCAGCCTCCTGAGCCTTCTGCCAAGGGCATGAATCGAGATATCCAGCATCTGCGCGGTGCGCGACTTGTTATGCTGGCAGCGTTTCAGGGCTTCTGCCAGCAGTGAACGCTCGAATTCCTCAACCATCCCGATCTCAAGCTGATCAACCTCAGCCAGCTGCCGGGGCAGTATCTCGGTCTGGAACCGCTGGGCAGACAGCCCCTCTGCCGAATTGGGTTGCACTGTCGGGTCGGTTTCCTGGCTGTCGGGTGATCGATCCAGGGGTGCCAGCGCTGAACGGAAACCCGGCCCGGAAGAACGCGCCTCGGACGGCAGCGAAAGGACATCTGCCTCCAGCAGCGGCCCATCACTGAGGATCATGGCCCGTTCGACCATGCCGCGCAGCTCGCGCACGTTACCGGGAAAGTCATAACGGCTCAGCTTCTGGAGCGCATCGGCGCTGATACCACGTATCTGCTTGCGGAAACGGGGGTTGAAATCGCTGATAAAATGGCTGATCAACTCCTGCAGATCCGCCAGGCGTTCCCTGAGCGGAGGAATGCGGATTTCCAGGGTGTTAATCCGGTAATACAGATCCCCACGGAATGCCTTGTCGCTGATCATGCGAGGCAGATCCTGATTGGTGGCAGCTATAACCCGCAGATTCACCGGCACCTCCCGGGTGCCGCCGACACGCTTTACCCGCCGATCCTCCAGTACCCGCAGCAGTTTGGTCTGCGCAGCAAGCGGCATGTCTCCTATCTCATCCAGAAACAGGGTCCCTCCCTCAGCTGCCTCGAAATACCCTGCCCTGTCCTCGATGGCACCGGTAAAAGCCCCCTTGCGATGGCCAAAAAATTCGCTCTCGATCAAGGTATCCGGAATGGCCGAGCAGTTTACCGGAACATAGGGGCGAGAAGCCCGCGGACTGGCATGATGCAGCACCCGTGCAACCAGTTCCTTGCCACTGCCGCTTTCGCCGGTTATCAGTACCGATGTATCAGCCGAGGCTGCAGCCTTCAGGGTAGTATCGATCACCCCCTGAATTGCCTCGCTGCTGCCAACGATATCGGCAATACTCCGCTGCAGGTCGGTACTGACCGCATCAAAACGCCGCTCCAGATGGCGCAGCTTGGTCTGCAGCGACAGAAAACGCTCGGTACGCTCAATAGCCGTCCTGATCTCAAGCAAACGGATCGGCTTGTGGAAAAAATCGAATGCGCCACGCTTCATGCACTGCAGCACGGTGTCACTGTCACCATGACCGGTAATCATGATGACCTCGGTAGCCGGGTGCAGCTGCTTGACATCCTGCAGCACCTCGACGCCATCCTTCTCCGGGAGTTTGATATCCAGAATCATGATATCAATCTCGTGCTGCTGTAAAAGCTCCATGGCACGCGACGGGCGATCGGCCTCGTACACGGAATAGCCCACATTCGTCAGAAATTCGTTTACCTCGGTACGGATGATATCCTCATCGTCAAGAATAAGTACATTTAACATTATGCCTCCAGTCCCGGCAGAAAGATTCTGGCGGTAGTACCGCTGCCGGCGGTACTGTCAAACTCGATACGGCCGCCCATTTCGCGAACAATCCCGTACGCTACCGAAAGCCCCAGACCGGTTCCCTTGTCTACCGGCTTGGTGGTGAAAAACGGATTGAAAACCTGAGCAAGCTGATCCTCCGGTATCCCAACCCCGTTATCACTGATGGTGATCTGCACCCATGAACCAGGTTCCGCCGACCTCGCGGCAGCACCCGCTCCCGGCACATCAGCGCTGTGCTCCCGGGCGTGAGCGGCGGCAGGGTCCTCCGGCTCGAGCGGAGGGGCTTCGAATGGTGAACCGCCGGGCACAGCCTCGATTTGTAAGCTTATTACCGGGCGGTGCTCGGGGAACAGCCTGCAGCGCTCCTGCACCGCATCCCGGGCATTCGTGAGCAGATTCAGGACTACCTGCTCCAGGCGGTAGAGGTTCCCGCATACCATAGGCACAGCAGAAAACCCGGTCTGCAGTTCTATCCCATGCCCGCGATACTGCGAGGTTACCAGCGACAATGCATTGCGCACCGCCTCCTCGACCTGGAAGGGGGCGACATGTTCCTGCAGCTGTTCCCGGGAGAAGGTCCGCACATGCTCGATGATCGAGCGAATCCGGTCCACATAGTCATGAATATGCTCGGTTTTTTCCTGTACATACTCAGGCCCAAGCTGCTTTCCGGGTATCTGCCCGGAGGCCAGAAACTGAAGATTGTCAGCAGCCATTGAGATCCCGGTCAGCGGCTGATTGATTTCATGCGCCATACCGGCAGAGAGTTCGCCGAGCGCTGCCAGCTTTTCTGCCTGAATCAGCAGCTGTTCCTTCTGGTGGCTTTCATGCTCAGCCCGCTTTATCTCGGTTACATCCTGTACGATCGCCACGATAAAGTCCGGCCTTCCTTGACGTGACTCCACCTCCACACCGCCTCCGCGCAGGACTGCATAGCGTTCCTCGCCGTTGCGGCGCAGGTAGCGAATCTCGAAGGACTCCCGCCCGGACCCCCGCATCAGCTGCCGGAACTTGCGGGCGTGTGCCTGCAAATCATGCGGATGAATCATGGCATCGAAACGCAGCTGGCGCAATTCCAGGGTGCTGTAGCCAAGCAGTTCGCACAGCATCGGGTTGGCATAGATAAAGGTGCCCCGGCGAGAGAATGCCCCCACCCCGACAGGGGCGTGATCCAGCACCAGACTCAGGATGCGCTGGTTTTCGCGCAGTTCTCGCTGGATCTGCAGCTGCCGGGTCACATCGCGGAACACCACTACCCCGCCGGTTATCTCGTGAGCAGCATCGCGTATCGGCGCCCCGTTCTCGGACACCGAGCGGCGATTACCGCGGCGGGTTACCATCTCGCGGGTTTCGGTACTGGAGTTCTGCCCGGTCTGCAGTACCATCATCAGCGAGCAGTCCACCGGCGCGCCGCTCACGGTATCCCGCAGCTGCACAACCTCGCGCAGGGGACGTCCGATGGCCTCGTGCTGACGCCACTCGGTGAGCTCTTCGGCAACCCGATTCATCCGGGTAACACACCCTTCGTCATCGGTGGCAATAATACCGTCACCAATGCTGTAAAGGGTTCGATACAGATTCTCGCTCAGGTTCTGCAGCATCTGCTCGGTTTGGCGGATTGAGGTTATGTCATGCATCACTATCTGGAATCCGAACTCCATGTCCAGGTACTGTGGGTGGATACTTACATCGACATAGCGCATCCCGCGCTCGGTCGGGTGCGACGGCAGTTCCAGGGTAATCTCCACGGTTTCACCATCGACTGCACGCTCCAGCAGCGGGGTGATCTCCTCCTCGGGGGCACTGCGCAGCAGCACATCCCGTACATCGCTGCCAATCAGCACATCACGGCCAAGCTGCAGGAACACCTCGGTGCGTTGATTGCACTCCAGTATCTTCAGTCCGTTGGTAAGAATAATGGCATCCCGCGAGTCGGAAAACAGCCGCCGGAAGCGATCCTCGGACTCCTCCTGTCGAAAGCGGGCGGTTCGCAGACTGGTCAGCATTCGCTGCAGCCCGTCAAAGATCATCTGGCCCTCGCGCCAGTAGGGAGACTGAGGATACACGGCTGCCAGCGACTCGTTGGGGTCCTTGGCGATACGGGTGAATACTATCGAGAGGGTGTGCGACAGGCGGGTGAGCGGGCGCAACGCACCAACCAGCACCAGAATCGCTGCAGCAACCAGCAGCGCGCCGATCAGAATCGAGCGGATAACGACCGTTACCACCGCATCAATGATATCAGTAGTAAACAGCCCGGTGCCGACGTACAGATTCAGTTCGGGGATCCCGCGAACATAGGCAATCTTTTCGCGCTGGCCGCTATCGGAATCGACCTGATAGGTGACAAATCCGCGACCCTCAGGACTGCGGGCGATCGCTGCCATTCGTCGCAGCACATCGGGCGTATGCCCACGATAGGCCTCGACCGGCTGCATGCCTGCACCGTACACGGCTGCCGGCAGGGTTATCGGGGCGATCTCGTAGGTCCCGACAAAGAAGAAATTGGGCACGC comes from the Spirochaeta africana DSM 8902 genome and includes:
- the sufD gene encoding Fe-S cluster assembly protein SufD; amino-acid sequence: MSTTDVTRYTGTQQLREFVQAIRNEPVWLSELRLQAVEGFEKTEWPDSSADEEWRRSDIGFIDWDGLQYQLPPVPPQPPEVTEAGAAAPAAALAEMSGPAVPLQDLSGYVAYLNGDPVTVSLDPELAERGVCLYTLEDIRRGCLTDAQAGAVAASMRESLAAADARPQFWHYALLDAMTVVVLPRFAEVQAPFLIDHLLSGEDVIRAPHVVVVTEDGARATVVERFRSADAEDATVVSHGIDGFSAQTAAIDYAMVQDLNRETVMLRFGRMDVHQEARMHHFEAHFGGDFVKGRIEADMHAAGTDVVLNGVYFASDEQHFDLRTVQRHIGRNANSQTFYKGAARDEAHSIYQGLIEVKPGAALTDAYLTNNNLVLNDGARAESIPTLEIKNNDVKCSHGSTTGKIEPSYLFYLESRGFDPVEAKALLVEGFFDEVASQAPEFVQEQLRALVMDRLQME
- a CDS encoding Rieske (2Fe-2S) protein; this encodes MAKWVRAAHIDDFQRSHAFRHKRKYIALFKLEDGVYALDNVCSHEYSELSEGMVLDGSVYCPKHGSRFEVRTGKVLDLPATSNVKSYPVRIEDGEIFVQV
- the acpP gene encoding acyl carrier protein gives rise to the protein MDEMFEKVKKLIADKLEVEESKITPESSFRQDLGADSLDTYELVYAIEEELGITIPDEKANELETVKDALDFIKSQQ
- a CDS encoding L-threonylcarbamoyladenylate synthase is translated as MQELQQRETRYFTPDSVANAARILLDGGLVVFPTETVYGLGADAGNHAACQAVYAAKGRPADNPLIVHLYSLEQLEDCVAELPDAARRLYEAFSPGPLTIVLPKSERICDAATAGLPTVGIRFPSHPVARRFLEAVRTPVAGPSANMSGRSSTTSFQMAVEHMKGRVDGIIDGGDCTVGLESTILGFDDAGRVRILRPGAVTYEMIRDLLGDEAVVKPTDYRPNVDRPEAPGMKYAHYQPRAAVYLMAEVDAELLETRFPNDTVGYIGLVDPSPVAERVKVRTFPDLTSYARNLYRSFHDFDEQGCTIIVAEVPPRTGLGVALMDRLDKAAEGRVL
- the coaD gene encoding pantetheine-phosphate adenylyltransferase, which translates into the protein MVCALVPGTYDPPTYGHSNLIERASRIFDRIAVVIAVNPAKNCTFSAEERLGFLQEMTAHLPNVSVHLWEGLIVDFARELDAKVMVRGVRALGDFNYEFELSILNKGLDERIETIFIPTDSRYFVLRSSSIRELVRFGGDVSNMVPPAVAQALQERLGTDTH
- the sufB gene encoding Fe-S cluster assembly protein SufB codes for the protein MSDAPQNIDLGEYKHGFSYPDQSVFKPAKGLNEAVVRAISQHKNEPDWMLQFRLQSLQAFNNKPMPNWGGDLSDIDFDEIYYYAKPTEESKRSWEDLPEDIKKTYDRIGIPEAEQKFLAGVGAQYDSEIVYHSIKKELEDKGVIFCAPEEAVLKYPELVQKYFGTIIPYNDNKFAALNSAVWSGGSFVYIPPGVKVDVPLQAYFRINSESFGQFERTLIIADKDSFVHYIEGCTAPIYTTDSLHSAVVEIVALEGARVRYSTIQNWSTDVYNLVTKRAVAHKNATVEWVDGNLGSKRTMKYPAVYLMGEGAHGEVLSIAFAGKHQEQDTGAKMVHAADNTSSVVTSKSISKDGGTASYRGLLKVNDGLQNVRSHVECDALILDDYSISNTYPYMEIKSDDVSIEHEAKVSKISEEQLFYLMSRGLDEEEASTMIVNGFLDPLIKQLPMEYAVELNRLIELEMEGSVG
- a CDS encoding metal-sulfur cluster assembly factor, giving the protein MISKAECLDALREVVDPEIGINIVDVGLVYRVEPKENSIEVDFTLTSPGCPLADTIMADITNSLQQAAGEGVEIVAELVWNPPWSIEFLSEEARLELGYPI
- the rnc gene encoding ribonuclease III; the encoded protein is MLSKKHVLSPAAVSASRKKELQGFLKHAGIRFKQYELLNQAFSHRSYANENPAAIRNNEKLEFLGDSVLGLVTAEYLYQLLPEKQEGELARIKSFVVSEESLAGMALHLQVDRYLLIGKGEEQTGGRTKKAILADTMEAVIGAYYLDSSLAHARRFILNYLAGEIDKVIHNKHRRDFKTLLQEQVQKTYKTYPRYSVVKKTGPDHDRTFWVEAVVQDRRFGPCSGKNKKEAERAAAQLAYEELFAEA
- a CDS encoding NAD(P)H-dependent oxidoreductase; this encodes MESVIVQAHPDPDSFCAACATAVARSPGLGPTISTIDLYADDFCPVLLLDELRRRYPWEPLTQGYIRQLTSAGLIVFVYPEWWGSPPAILKGMLDRVLRPEIAYRFEEGRNGKTHPVGLWQDKILLPVITTDSEADQAQIRAGLLWRSAADFCGARLADVIVFGPVYSSSNRQRRQFLDRLPQLVSGYCQPPKTNATE
- the rpmF gene encoding 50S ribosomal protein L32, producing the protein MAVPKKKHSKARTRRRKAINSKLAVPTLITSPESGEKVRRHRVDLASGFYRGKQVIDPENL
- the sufC gene encoding Fe-S cluster assembly ATPase SufC — protein: MKIEIRDLTARIEDTPILNGINLELESGKIHALMGPNGSGKSTLSNIIFGNPSYEVTGGEVLVDGQNILDMEPHERARLGLFLAFQYPVEIPGVTVGRFLKRAVEIRREAIGQEITAKEYIKELRAAMEFLDIDQQFINRYLNQGFSGGEKKRMEIMQMMLMQPDFAVLDETDSGLDIDALQIVSKGVNKLRDGNFGALIITHYQRILNYIRPDYVHIMYQGRIVTSGGEDLVTTLEEKGYDWVKQQYGIKEEV